In one Agathobacter rectalis ATCC 33656 genomic region, the following are encoded:
- a CDS encoding MATE family efflux transporter: protein MKDLTKGKPSRLILAFAIPIFMANILQLTYSIVDTRIVGSYLGENSLAAVGATTTLSNLMIGFLMGLANGFAIITAQKFGARDYAGVKKSFALSIKMGCIIALAITVLCLLFLRQILGFLNVSNDLMGMAVSYIFIIIAGLIATFLYDACAAALRALGDTVTPLVILAVSVCLNMAGDIFFVVVLKAGVAGAAIATVLAQVIAFIVCYVYMVKRYELLRLSRSDLFDSHLLRRHLKSSDENCDIEGAECKDSENNMTPEVIAMMKMTMLKAGLSMAFMSSLVNIGSLTLQTAINRLGQDIIVAHTAARKISEIFMVMFTVFGQTMATFCGQNIGAGEVARVKKGIKLAIFYTCIWCTMAIIASYTIGPWLVKLVTGTNNPIVIKNATNYLKFDTLFYYVTAVICIVRNAMQGLGEQITPLVSSSLEMVGKIVIAFTLVPLLGYTGVIVAEPIVWFIMVIPLLVKIYTMPVLRKQGHGI, encoded by the coding sequence ATGAAAGACCTTACAAAAGGAAAACCATCAAGACTCATACTGGCATTTGCCATTCCAATATTTATGGCAAATATACTCCAGCTCACATACAGTATAGTTGACACGAGAATAGTCGGATCATATCTGGGAGAAAACTCACTGGCAGCAGTCGGAGCCACCACGACACTCAGCAATCTGATGATAGGCTTTTTGATGGGCTTAGCTAATGGATTTGCCATAATAACAGCCCAGAAATTTGGAGCAAGGGACTACGCCGGTGTAAAGAAATCGTTTGCTCTGTCAATTAAAATGGGATGCATAATAGCGCTTGCTATAACGGTATTGTGCCTGTTATTTTTGCGTCAGATTCTTGGATTTTTAAATGTATCAAATGATTTGATGGGAATGGCTGTGTCATATATTTTTATTATAATAGCAGGGCTTATAGCGACATTTTTGTATGATGCATGTGCGGCGGCACTTAGAGCATTGGGCGATACAGTTACGCCGCTTGTCATATTAGCCGTCTCGGTCTGTCTGAATATGGCAGGTGATATTTTCTTTGTGGTCGTACTGAAGGCAGGAGTGGCGGGTGCTGCGATTGCCACTGTACTTGCACAGGTTATTGCGTTTATTGTGTGCTATGTATATATGGTAAAAAGATATGAGCTTTTGAGATTGTCCCGCAGTGATTTATTTGACAGTCATTTACTGCGAAGACACCTGAAATCTAGCGACGAAAATTGTGATATCGAAGGCGCAGAATGTAAAGACAGCGAGAATAATATGACTCCTGAAGTAATAGCCATGATGAAAATGACAATGCTTAAGGCCGGTCTTTCCATGGCATTTATGAGCTCGCTTGTAAATATAGGCTCGCTGACTCTGCAGACCGCCATAAACCGACTGGGACAGGATATTATAGTAGCTCACACGGCTGCCAGAAAGATATCGGAGATATTCATGGTCATGTTTACCGTGTTCGGACAGACAATGGCGACCTTCTGTGGGCAGAATATAGGAGCGGGAGAAGTAGCCAGAGTGAAAAAGGGCATAAAACTGGCAATATTCTATACCTGCATATGGTGTACGATGGCAATTATCGCAAGCTACACTATAGGCCCGTGGCTGGTGAAGCTTGTAACAGGCACTAATAATCCTATTGTCATAAAAAATGCCACAAATTATCTCAAATTTGATACTCTGTTTTATTATGTGACCGCTGTCATATGTATAGTGCGAAATGCAATGCAGGGGCTTGGAGAGCAGATAACACCGCTTGTATCAAGCTCACTTGAGATGGTAGGAAAGATTGTCATTGCATTCACACTTGTGCCACTGCTTGGCTATACAGGAGTGATAGTGGCAGAGCCGATAGTATGGTTTATCATGGTGATACCGCTTTTGGTGAAGATATACACAATGCCGGTGCTTAGGAAGCAGGGGCATGGGATTTGA
- a CDS encoding cupin domain-containing protein: MDKVFKIEDLRPIRDEMTVSRNSRLSDKTPITYFSLGKGTSISQESYDNTTVYIGAKGCADFLIGAYAAKHTISEGDMLVVPSKILCGVTTETGCIYTEIIIKKENNNMNKIIKSGEVMKLKDLISYEDGSITNIDVVSNDTMKFVLMAFDEGTGLTPHRAPGNAIIFALEGKAVIDYEGKDYTISAGENFRFDKNGLHSVTADGRFKMGLLLVLE; this comes from the coding sequence ATGGACAAGGTTTTCAAAATAGAAGATTTACGCCCTATCCGCGACGAGATGACCGTCTCACGAAATTCAAGGCTTAGTGACAAAACACCCATAACCTATTTTTCTCTCGGAAAGGGCACGTCAATCTCTCAGGAATCCTACGATAATACCACTGTATACATCGGTGCAAAAGGATGCGCTGATTTTCTTATCGGAGCTTATGCTGCAAAGCATACCATATCAGAAGGTGATATGCTGGTAGTCCCTTCGAAAATACTCTGCGGAGTAACAACAGAAACCGGCTGTATTTACACCGAAATCATCATAAAAAAGGAGAACAACAATATGAACAAAATTATCAAATCAGGCGAGGTCATGAAGCTTAAGGATCTTATCTCATATGAGGATGGCAGTATCACGAACATTGATGTGGTAAGCAACGACACAATGAAATTCGTGCTTATGGCATTCGATGAGGGCACCGGTCTCACACCGCATCGCGCGCCTGGAAATGCAATAATTTTCGCACTCGAGGGCAAGGCTGTAATAGACTACGAGGGCAAAGATTACACAATCTCAGCAGGCGAAAATTTCCGTTTTGACAAAAACGGACTGCACAGCGTAACCGCTGACGGAAGGTTCAAGATGGGACTGCTTCTGGTGTTGGAGTAA
- a CDS encoding helix-turn-helix domain-containing protein, which translates to MNNIILNPKELGERIRKLRFKRNKTQSYFADMLYISPSYLALIESGKRVPNLDLLIHIAKFTDVTLDYLVFGDDPNCDPLQMTFNRLYDSYDKKQMENAMKLAEFYLEMTKDDDKIKDNINKK; encoded by the coding sequence ATGAACAATATTATTCTAAATCCAAAAGAACTTGGTGAGCGCATACGTAAACTACGTTTTAAAAGAAATAAAACACAATCTTATTTTGCTGATATGTTATACATCTCACCTTCATATCTGGCCCTTATAGAGTCCGGAAAGCGAGTTCCTAATCTTGACTTACTTATCCATATAGCAAAATTCACAGATGTCACTCTCGATTATCTTGTTTTCGGGGATGATCCTAATTGCGACCCTTTGCAAATGACATTTAACAGACTCTATGATAGCTATGATAAAAAACAGATGGAAAATGCTATGAAACTAGCTGAGTTTTACCTTGAAATGACAAAAGATGATGATAAAATCAAAGACAATATAAATAAAAAATAA
- a CDS encoding AAA family ATPase yields MKIKVALLDKDKEYLDRLTGVFNTKYADKLEVYSFTDEKNAIESVKEYRIDVLIAEEDFNIDKSEFKRNCGLAYFTGTPGIELIKDEIAICKYQRVDVIFKQILGVYSDMAANVATISGENDKSSVVIFTSPCGGVGTSTVAAACAIAHANMGKKVFYLNIEQCGTTDVFFQAEGNATMSDVIYSLKSRKANLLLKLESCIKQSQEGVSYFSSTKVALDILEISYADIDTLIGNIQGMDNYDEIIVDLPFSLEIEKLKLLSKAWRIIVVNDGSQLSNYKFMRAYESVVLLEQNDDINIIRNMNMIYNKFSNKNSEMLSNISIKTIGGAPRYEHATVRQIIEALTKMEFFEEILQ; encoded by the coding sequence ATGAAGATTAAGGTTGCATTGCTTGATAAAGATAAAGAGTACTTGGATAGGCTTACAGGAGTATTTAATACAAAGTATGCTGATAAATTAGAGGTTTATTCATTTACAGATGAAAAAAACGCAATAGAATCGGTAAAAGAGTACAGAATAGATGTATTAATAGCTGAAGAAGATTTTAATATTGATAAATCTGAATTCAAGAGAAATTGTGGACTTGCCTATTTTACAGGGACACCCGGTATAGAGTTAATAAAGGATGAAATTGCCATATGCAAGTATCAGCGTGTTGACGTTATATTTAAGCAGATACTTGGGGTATATTCTGATATGGCTGCAAATGTGGCTACTATCAGCGGAGAAAATGATAAGAGCAGTGTGGTTATTTTTACATCACCATGTGGTGGGGTTGGAACATCGACTGTTGCAGCAGCATGTGCGATAGCACATGCGAATATGGGGAAAAAGGTATTTTATTTAAATATAGAACAGTGTGGCACAACAGATGTTTTCTTTCAGGCAGAAGGAAATGCCACTATGAGTGATGTTATATATTCGCTTAAGAGCAGAAAGGCAAATCTGTTATTGAAGCTTGAAAGCTGTATAAAGCAAAGCCAGGAAGGGGTGTCGTACTTTTCGTCTACAAAGGTTGCACTCGATATATTGGAAATTTCATATGCAGATATTGATACTTTGATAGGCAATATACAGGGAATGGACAATTATGATGAGATTATTGTAGATTTACCATTTTCTTTGGAAATAGAAAAATTAAAGCTCCTCTCAAAGGCTTGGAGAATTATAGTTGTAAATGATGGCAGTCAGCTGTCAAATTATAAATTTATGAGAGCATATGAGTCGGTTGTTTTATTAGAACAAAATGATGATATAAATATTATCCGAAACATGAATATGATATACAACAAGTTTAGTAATAAGAACTCAGAGATGCTATCAAATATTTCTATTAAGACTATTGGCGGAGCACCACGATATGAACATGCTACAGTCCGACAGATAATAGAAGCATTGACCAAGATGGAATTTTTTGAAGAAATCTTGCAATAG
- a CDS encoding CpaF family protein: MYMQINEEELVDDIKRFVSENVSLSKISDEELAERIDQIVTDRLKDIYCPIETKVSISQQVYSSIRGFGLLDSIISDDSITEVMINGPEKIFIEKKGRLTRLDKKFESQRKLEDVIQRIVGLAGREVNQANPICDTRLPDGSRVNVVLPPIALCGPTITIRKFSKEPMTINKLIEYGSITQEIADKLELLVKAKYNIFISGGTGSGKTTFLNALSNFIPKDERIITIEDSAELQIAGIDNLVSLETRNANASGAGQITIRDLIKSSLRMRPERIIVGECRGGEALDMLQAMNTGHDGSLSTGHANSTEDMLSRLETMVLQGADGLPIEAIKQQIASAVDIIIHLSRLRDKSRKTMAITEVVGIKNGEIELNPLYEFKEDENSTMDKVSGRLVRTGNPLKNDYKLKLSGIKTAI; this comes from the coding sequence ATGTATATGCAGATTAATGAAGAAGAGCTTGTTGATGACATAAAACGTTTTGTAAGTGAAAATGTATCCTTGAGCAAAATATCAGATGAAGAACTTGCGGAAAGAATAGATCAGATAGTTACAGACAGGCTTAAGGATATTTACTGTCCTATTGAGACAAAGGTATCAATATCACAGCAGGTATATAGCTCTATAAGAGGATTTGGCTTATTAGATTCGATTATCAGTGATGATTCAATTACAGAGGTTATGATTAATGGACCTGAAAAGATTTTTATTGAGAAAAAAGGACGACTTACACGCCTTGATAAGAAGTTTGAGAGTCAGAGAAAGCTGGAGGATGTCATACAAAGAATTGTAGGATTGGCAGGACGAGAAGTGAATCAGGCTAATCCCATATGTGATACCAGGCTTCCGGATGGCTCGCGTGTGAATGTGGTATTGCCTCCGATTGCTTTATGTGGTCCAACGATTACTATTCGTAAGTTTTCAAAAGAACCGATGACTATAAATAAGCTTATTGAATATGGCTCTATAACACAGGAAATAGCAGATAAGCTGGAGCTTTTGGTGAAAGCCAAATACAATATTTTTATTAGTGGTGGTACAGGCTCCGGAAAAACAACATTTCTTAATGCTCTTTCCAATTTTATTCCTAAGGATGAAAGAATTATTACAATTGAGGATTCAGCAGAGCTTCAGATTGCAGGAATTGATAATCTGGTTAGTCTGGAGACTAGAAATGCAAATGCTTCAGGTGCCGGGCAGATTACAATAAGAGACTTAATTAAATCATCTCTTCGAATGCGTCCTGAAAGGATAATAGTAGGTGAGTGTCGAGGAGGAGAAGCTCTTGATATGCTTCAGGCTATGAATACAGGACATGATGGTTCGTTGTCTACAGGACATGCTAACTCTACTGAGGATATGCTCAGCCGACTCGAGACAATGGTGCTGCAGGGGGCTGACGGGCTTCCAATTGAGGCAATAAAGCAGCAGATTGCATCGGCAGTTGATATTATAATTCATTTATCAAGACTTAGGGATAAAAGCAGAAAGACCATGGCTATAACAGAAGTAGTTGGCATCAAAAATGGAGAGATAGAGTTAAACCCACTGTATGAGTTTAAAGAGGATGAAAACAGCACAATGGATAAGGTATCAGGAAGACTGGTCAGAACCGGCAATCCATTGAAGAACGACTACAAGCTTAAGCTGTCAGGTATAAAAACAGCCATATAG
- a CDS encoding type II secretion system F family protein yields MKKKNKEKKVLEPQYYTSRINTSTYNYKVYYMSVPEKIINVLIAFVIGACIGYLFYGGIGKDEYGQATTVTYCLNVIIPVIVGVIAVKLYIPVRIQSIIKKQKNQLNKQFRDMLEALSTSLGAGKNVIDSFRSVYDDMKMQYEDGAYIISELELLLSGMDNNIDIEDLLLDFGERSGNEDIESFAKVFQICYRKGGNIKDTVRSTYEILNDKMEIAEDIETVVTANKTEQNVMLIMPIGLIGMMKLMSPDFAENFVSPSGIMATTVAVIIFVAAYFIGRKVLEIKI; encoded by the coding sequence ATGAAGAAAAAAAACAAAGAGAAAAAAGTTCTGGAACCACAATACTATACATCACGGATAAATACAAGTACATATAATTACAAGGTCTATTATATGTCTGTTCCAGAGAAAATTATCAATGTACTTATTGCATTTGTGATAGGAGCGTGCATCGGATATTTATTCTATGGAGGTATAGGAAAAGATGAATATGGGCAGGCAACTACAGTTACATATTGTTTAAATGTAATTATTCCGGTAATAGTTGGCGTTATAGCTGTTAAATTGTATATTCCGGTCAGGATACAGTCTATTATTAAGAAACAGAAAAATCAGCTTAATAAACAGTTTAGAGATATGTTAGAGGCACTTAGTACATCTCTGGGAGCCGGTAAAAATGTTATAGATTCATTCAGAAGTGTGTATGACGATATGAAGATGCAGTATGAGGATGGGGCTTATATTATTAGCGAACTGGAGCTTTTATTGTCAGGTATGGATAATAATATTGATATTGAAGACCTACTTCTTGATTTTGGGGAAAGAAGCGGCAATGAGGATATAGAGAGTTTCGCCAAGGTTTTTCAGATATGTTATAGGAAGGGCGGAAATATCAAGGATACAGTCAGGTCTACATATGAAATTTTGAATGACAAAATGGAGATAGCAGAGGATATAGAAACCGTTGTTACAGCAAACAAAACAGAGCAGAATGTGATGCTTATCATGCCGATAGGTCTTATTGGAATGATGAAGCTGATGAGTCCGGATTTTGCTGAGAATTTTGTGTCTCCATCAGGTATCATGGCGACAACAGTAGCGGTAATCATATTTGTGGCAGCATATTTTATAGGAAGAAAAGTATTGGAGATAAAGATTTAG
- a CDS encoding type II secretion system F family protein, whose product MFGILDYICWILGLIFTIFWIFLFFKGKKNATLFQGLDEKEYPLKDIYFVGYELLELIKYNYRTKYDRRLRKEISVLKDDKYADYYIRVTRAQQVTLGYTLFTMSFAMYGLAGSMAAVAIFIMFAFVAFYYYGTSASDKIKKRSEELLSDFSNVVSKLALLTNAGLIMRDAWADVAYNGNTTLYKEMQISVDEMKNGVSETEAIYHFGNRCIIPEIKKFASTIIQGIEKGNSELTALLQEQSAETWNLKRQLVKREGEKASSKLLIPMFLMFMGILIMVIVPIFTNIGA is encoded by the coding sequence ATGTTTGGAATATTAGATTATATATGCTGGATATTAGGCTTGATATTTACAATTTTTTGGATATTCCTGTTTTTTAAAGGAAAGAAAAATGCCACACTTTTTCAAGGGTTGGATGAGAAAGAATATCCTTTAAAGGATATTTATTTTGTGGGATATGAACTGCTTGAACTCATTAAGTACAATTATCGAACCAAATACGACAGAAGGCTAAGGAAAGAGATATCGGTGCTCAAGGATGACAAGTATGCTGATTACTATATCAGAGTCACCAGAGCACAGCAGGTTACTTTAGGGTATACATTATTTACCATGTCATTTGCCATGTATGGGCTGGCAGGAAGTATGGCAGCTGTTGCGATATTTATAATGTTCGCCTTTGTGGCATTTTACTATTATGGAACATCAGCCAGTGACAAGATTAAGAAACGTTCAGAGGAACTGCTGTCCGACTTCTCAAATGTTGTGTCAAAGCTTGCCCTTCTGACTAATGCAGGTCTTATCATGAGGGATGCATGGGCAGATGTAGCTTATAATGGCAATACTACATTATATAAAGAAATGCAGATATCAGTTGACGAGATGAAAAATGGAGTCTCTGAGACTGAAGCTATATATCATTTTGGAAACAGATGTATCATACCTGAGATAAAAAAATTCGCATCTACTATCATACAGGGCATCGAAAAGGGAAACAGTGAGCTGACGGCCCTTTTACAGGAGCAGAGTGCAGAGACCTGGAACCTAAAAAGACAGTTGGTAAAAAGAGAGGGAGAGAAAGCATCAAGCAAGCTTCTCATCCCAATGTTTCTTATGTTTATGGGAATCCTGATTATGGTTATTGTCCCGATATTTACAAACATTGGAGCTTAG
- a CDS encoding Flp1 family type IVb pilin — translation MWLLMNDLGLKARLAFSKFMCDEEGDVNIVSIVVLIGIAVLLALFFKDQIHDLLDSLFKTISGNATKAVEKGE, via the coding sequence ATGTGGTTATTAATGAATGATTTAGGACTTAAGGCAAGGCTTGCATTTAGTAAGTTCATGTGCGATGAAGAGGGAGATGTAAATATCGTCTCTATAGTTGTCCTTATCGGAATAGCTGTATTACTTGCCCTATTCTTTAAGGATCAGATCCATGATCTTTTAGATTCGTTGTTCAAAACAATAAGCGGTAATGCTACTAAAGCAGTTGAAAAGGGAGAATAA
- a CDS encoding TadE/TadG family type IV pilus assembly protein yields the protein MKRLLDESGALIVEASIVFPTMFLAIFFMLFVGNAYTQKCKVEDIVVSAVLEGAAKCADPMLDDIESGSIPDFNSVSLKPYRYLTGSLRDTEGDIESEINKNVGKIGTGFFTGMKPSISIDRLKFESKVIYSKVNVDVSYKIKMPIRLLGQDEFTNISYATHTDVPVSDVPEFIRTVDFAEDLVQRYKNHDISEPAGKLAEKITEWTSK from the coding sequence ATGAAAAGACTTTTAGATGAAAGCGGAGCATTGATAGTGGAGGCTTCTATTGTGTTTCCAACAATGTTTCTGGCTATATTTTTTATGCTGTTTGTAGGAAATGCATATACGCAGAAATGTAAGGTGGAGGATATAGTGGTATCAGCAGTGCTTGAAGGTGCTGCAAAGTGTGCCGATCCTATGCTTGATGATATTGAGTCTGGCAGCATACCGGATTTTAATTCAGTTAGTCTGAAGCCATATAGATACCTTACAGGCAGTCTCAGAGATACTGAGGGTGACATAGAGAGTGAAATAAATAAAAATGTGGGAAAGATAGGCACCGGATTCTTTACAGGGATGAAGCCGAGTATTTCCATTGACAGACTTAAATTTGAAAGTAAAGTGATATATTCAAAGGTAAATGTGGATGTATCCTATAAGATAAAAATGCCAATCAGGTTATTGGGACAGGATGAGTTTACCAATATATCGTATGCCACACATACTGATGTGCCGGTATCTGATGTGCCGGAGTTTATCCGGACTGTAGATTTTGCAGAGGATCTTGTGCAGAGATATAAAAATCATGATATCTCTGAGCCGGCAGGCAAACTGGCAGAGAAGATAACTGAGTGGACGAGTAAATAG
- a CDS encoding DUF5702 domain-containing protein — MYGFSKRERGAVSVFLVIILVPCMLVASIFVDVGRVYLSKSMAESAADMALNSLMTHYDADLNDWYGMVASCQNIDEFYDASIKCYKNALKSQNLSKDEMNTLVGEFSAMIGADSKASDYLRVTDDGDDSTTIKAVDGANLANATMLKSQIVDFMKYRAPIAITQTAIDKIKNKSIPGIDDVLKSDENKPLVEKKQDYCKADEKLMRDSYNTYKYLFDNYSYGNPQPSNSLLTGTRDAMQTAREQYRELNKLMITNLYNTSGLVVFNRAQVPLNQYNYTKSSTKCYKAKYDGKTYYVNCHSRKDDDTYYIDGTELTKQFDDISKKIKAFDKAKNDFTNAVNNSISYSSGVTNDIQYWKHAADAYSVTVSGSDDYRTNLNKKADEMIKSYCALNAMMQCTPGNDLPDDYDTTYKSYKKQVENRQTKYLTAGGTNGSDSYLVLVNRLESISSNNIYNIEATSLTLSDRSTIIVNRIADISTNLIEKRNTLQHYSDVLNIAINGDSSKDIESLETLKHDAADYAQKLNDWSNQADGTDSDLAEGDRDEIAGIKASEAAGNITEQSIIDLENRLKNIKSQIDSMIAAIDSFKYGNQKVKDISTYDQFKNAGSMVITESEINKRTTNSELSSYADSTFSSLFSPQGTGTEGLASINSNDDHNLLLDVANSKTVAIPGVYQFWQEQFGSASEDEIKKYDDEKGKATGSQEKTKENAKNRKNPHEDAENIAREIDTINKTFGNTTFFNSFVSLLKNLTGGNFENIRDNLYLSTYIMEMLSYSTIDNEGRYDILKDQGFDVSTLTKENMDDKYNSVNDKWNSDEYKDYFNKSLTNKRLCKENNAAYGCELEYILYGHENNNENINAAYGQIYEIRYVLNLISAFEHFWNKGSETGKAINAVGEAIMYATQGVIPKMAVKAVLIALLTVFETSNDLNRLEAGFSVELYKTKAEMWQISLDYGTNAQSGNTSISDILSIVETKFGNFANSCDNGLRYSDYLCIFIVCGMQSDIGESMTLRCADVIQANMRKITKDSGYKLENSKTYFELDSKLKVDPLLITLPLYSDYTDLYDSSSTDWCTYNIKTIRGY, encoded by the coding sequence ATGTATGGATTTAGTAAAAGAGAGCGAGGTGCTGTGTCAGTATTTCTCGTAATCATTCTGGTGCCGTGTATGCTGGTGGCCAGTATATTTGTGGATGTGGGCAGAGTGTACCTGTCCAAGTCTATGGCTGAATCGGCAGCTGATATGGCACTTAATTCACTTATGACACATTATGACGCTGATTTGAATGACTGGTATGGTATGGTAGCATCCTGCCAGAATATAGATGAATTCTATGATGCTTCAATAAAGTGCTACAAGAATGCACTCAAATCACAGAATTTGTCTAAGGATGAGATGAACACATTGGTAGGAGAGTTCAGCGCTATGATAGGTGCTGATTCAAAAGCCAGTGACTATCTCAGGGTAACGGATGACGGCGATGACTCAACTACTATAAAAGCCGTAGATGGAGCCAATCTGGCTAATGCCACTATGCTTAAATCGCAGATAGTGGACTTCATGAAATACAGAGCACCTATAGCTATCACACAGACTGCCATCGATAAAATAAAGAATAAGAGTATTCCCGGTATAGATGATGTCTTAAAAAGTGATGAGAATAAACCGCTGGTGGAGAAAAAACAGGATTATTGTAAAGCTGACGAGAAGCTGATGCGTGACAGCTACAATACATATAAGTATCTGTTTGACAATTATTCTTATGGAAATCCACAGCCAAGCAATTCATTGCTCACAGGTACACGTGATGCCATGCAGACAGCCAGAGAACAGTATCGTGAGCTGAATAAGCTGATGATTACCAATCTGTATAACACATCGGGTCTTGTGGTTTTTAACAGGGCACAGGTGCCACTGAATCAGTATAATTACACAAAAAGCTCTACAAAATGCTATAAAGCTAAGTATGATGGCAAGACATATTATGTAAACTGCCATTCAAGAAAAGACGATGATACATATTACATAGATGGCACCGAACTGACAAAACAGTTTGACGATATCTCTAAGAAAATAAAGGCATTTGACAAAGCAAAGAATGATTTCACCAATGCTGTGAACAATAGCATATCGTATTCATCCGGTGTTACAAATGACATACAGTATTGGAAGCATGCTGCAGATGCCTACAGTGTCACGGTAAGTGGCAGTGATGATTATCGAACTAATCTGAATAAGAAAGCAGATGAAATGATAAAGAGCTACTGTGCACTCAATGCCATGATGCAGTGTACTCCGGGAAATGACTTACCAGATGACTATGATACTACATACAAATCATATAAGAAACAGGTGGAGAACAGACAGACAAAATATCTGACAGCAGGGGGGACAAATGGCAGTGACAGCTATCTCGTATTAGTAAACAGGCTTGAGAGTATATCAAGCAATAATATATATAATATAGAAGCAACGTCATTGACATTAAGCGATAGAAGTACTATAATTGTAAATAGAATTGCTGATATATCAACGAATCTAATTGAAAAGAGAAACACTCTGCAGCACTATTCAGATGTATTAAACATAGCGATAAACGGAGATTCGAGTAAGGATATAGAGTCACTTGAGACACTGAAGCATGATGCAGCTGATTATGCCCAAAAACTCAATGATTGGAGTAATCAGGCAGATGGCACTGATTCAGACCTTGCAGAAGGTGACAGAGATGAAATCGCAGGTATTAAGGCTAGCGAAGCAGCCGGAAATATAACTGAACAGTCAATTATAGATTTAGAAAACAGACTTAAGAATATAAAGTCACAGATTGATTCGATGATAGCAGCCATAGATAGCTTCAAATATGGTAATCAGAAGGTCAAGGATATATCTACATATGATCAGTTCAAAAATGCAGGCTCTATGGTTATTACTGAAAGCGAGATAAATAAAAGGACTACGAATTCAGAGCTTTCAAGCTATGCGGATTCTACATTTTCATCATTGTTCTCGCCACAGGGAACAGGAACCGAGGGTCTTGCGAGCATAAATAGCAATGATGACCATAATTTACTGCTTGATGTCGCTAACTCAAAGACAGTTGCAATACCTGGTGTGTATCAGTTTTGGCAAGAACAGTTCGGTTCAGCTAGTGAAGATGAAATAAAGAAATATGATGATGAAAAAGGAAAAGCGACAGGCAGTCAGGAAAAAACAAAAGAAAATGCTAAGAATAGAAAAAATCCACATGAAGATGCAGAGAATATAGCGCGAGAGATTGACACAATAAATAAAACATTTGGAAATACAACATTTTTCAATAGCTTTGTGAGTCTATTAAAAAATCTGACAGGTGGAAATTTTGAAAATATTCGAGATAACTTATATTTGTCTACTTATATAATGGAAATGTTGTCTTACTCTACTATAGATAATGAGGGAAGGTATGACATTTTAAAAGACCAGGGTTTTGATGTGTCCACATTGACAAAAGAAAATATGGATGATAAATATAATTCTGTAAATGATAAGTGGAATAGTGATGAATATAAGGATTACTTTAATAAATCACTTACCAATAAGAGGCTTTGTAAGGAAAATAATGCTGCATATGGTTGTGAATTAGAGTACATTTTGTATGGTCACGAAAATAATAATGAGAATATAAATGCTGCATATGGACAGATATATGAGATTAGATATGTGTTGAATCTTATATCAGCCTTTGAACATTTCTGGAATAAAGGAAGTGAAACAGGAAAAGCAATTAATGCTGTTGGCGAGGCTATAATGTATGCTACACAGGGAGTTATACCCAAGATGGCAGTTAAGGCTGTTCTTATAGCTTTGTTAACGGTTTTTGAGACTTCAAATGATTTAAATAGACTTGAAGCAGGTTTTTCGGTTGAACTTTATAAAACAAAAGCAGAAATGTGGCAGATATCTTTAGATTATGGAACAAATGCACAATCTGGAAATACAAGCATATCAGATATATTGAGTATTGTAGAAACTAAATTTGGTAATTTTGCTAATTCATGTGATAACGGATTGCGTTACAGCGATTATTTGTGTATTTTTATAGTGTGTGGTATGCAATCCGACATTGGGGAATCAATGACACTTAGATGTGCAGATGTAATTCAAGCAAACATGAGAAAAATAACGAAGGATAGTGGCTACAAACTGGAAAACTCAAAAACTTATTTTGAACTTGATTCAAAACTGAAAGTAGATCCGTTACTAATTACACTGCCACTATATAGTGATTATACAGATTTGTATGATAGCAGCAGTACTGACTGGTGCACATATAATATAAAAACAATCAGAGGTTATTAA